From one Actinomyces sp. Marseille-P3109 genomic stretch:
- the rplU gene encoding 50S ribosomal protein L21, whose protein sequence is MSIQVVYAIVKAGGRQEKVSVGDVVVVDKLAGEIGDEVTLAPVMLVDGDKVTTSAADLAKSSVTAEIIGDEKGPKINILKFKNKTGFRKRQGHRAQLTAVKVTAIK, encoded by the coding sequence ATGAGCATTCAAGTGGTCTACGCGATCGTCAAGGCCGGCGGCCGTCAGGAGAAGGTCTCCGTCGGCGACGTCGTGGTTGTCGACAAGCTTGCTGGTGAGATCGGCGACGAGGTCACCCTCGCCCCCGTCATGCTGGTGGACGGCGACAAGGTGACCACCTCTGCCGCCGACCTGGCCAAGTCCTCCGTCACCGCCGAGATCATCGGTGACGAGAAGGGCCCCAAGATCAACATCCTCAAGTTCAAGAACAAGACCGGCTTCCGCAAGCGCCAGGGCCACCGCGCTCAGCTGACGGCCGTCAAGGTCACCGCCATCAAGTGA
- the proB gene encoding glutamate 5-kinase, with protein sequence MVVKIGSSSLTRADGGLDLNRIDILAGLIAGMRRRGHDVVLVSSGAVASGLAPLGLDRRPDELRLLQAAASVGQGRLAARWETAMSAYGLVTAQVLLTAHDVAIRSHYRTVRATFDSLLSLGAVPIINENDAVATSEFSLGDNDRLAALVAHLVTADVLVLLTDVDGLWTARPGTPGAEPIRHVRTADDLEGVSVSGRGSFVGTGGMTTKLQAATIACASGTTTLIARADDAALLLGEIQVPAALGTWFEPTGPHRPSRRLWMAHASQPEGRLLIDAGAARALTVGKKSLLLPGLTGVDGDFESGAVVDVVGPERTLARGICRYAAAELREVLTARAAGAPAPDHVAPVVHRDDLAELPRTAGV encoded by the coding sequence GTGGTGGTCAAGATCGGCTCCTCCTCGCTGACGCGCGCCGACGGCGGGCTCGACCTCAACCGCATCGACATCCTGGCCGGCCTCATCGCCGGCATGCGGCGACGCGGACACGACGTCGTCCTCGTCTCCTCCGGGGCCGTCGCCTCTGGCCTGGCACCCCTGGGGCTGGACCGGCGCCCCGACGAGCTGCGCCTCCTGCAGGCCGCCGCCTCGGTGGGGCAGGGGCGGCTCGCTGCCCGCTGGGAGACCGCGATGAGCGCCTACGGACTCGTGACCGCCCAGGTCCTCCTGACCGCCCACGACGTCGCCATCCGCAGCCACTACCGCACGGTACGCGCCACCTTCGACTCCCTGCTCTCACTGGGGGCCGTCCCCATCATCAACGAGAACGACGCGGTGGCCACCAGCGAGTTCAGCCTCGGCGACAACGACCGCCTCGCGGCCCTCGTGGCCCACCTGGTGACCGCCGACGTCCTCGTGCTGCTCACCGACGTCGACGGCCTGTGGACCGCGCGGCCCGGGACACCCGGCGCCGAGCCCATCCGACACGTGCGTACAGCCGACGACCTGGAGGGGGTCAGTGTCTCCGGGCGCGGTTCCTTCGTGGGGACCGGCGGCATGACCACCAAGCTCCAAGCCGCCACCATCGCCTGCGCCTCGGGCACCACCACCCTCATCGCCCGCGCCGACGACGCCGCCCTCCTCCTCGGGGAGATCCAGGTTCCAGCAGCCCTGGGCACCTGGTTCGAACCCACCGGGCCGCACCGTCCCAGCCGCCGGCTGTGGATGGCCCACGCCTCCCAGCCCGAGGGGCGCCTCCTCATCGACGCCGGCGCCGCCCGGGCCCTGACAGTCGGTAAGAAGTCTCTTCTGCTGCCCGGCCTGACTGGCGTCGACGGCGACTTCGAGTCCGGGGCCGTGGTCGACGTCGTCGGCCCGGAGCGCACACTGGCCCGCGGGATCTGCCGCTACGCCGCTGCCGAGCTGCGCGAGGTCCTGACCGCCCGGGCCGCAGGTGCGCCGGCGCCCGACCATGTGGCTCCCGTCGTCCACCGCGACGACCTCGCCGAGCTGCCCCGTACTGCCGGAGTCTGA
- the obgE gene encoding GTPase ObgE encodes MPSFIDRVVLHVAGGDGGNGCTSVHREKFKPLAGPDGGDGGHGGDVVLSVDPRVTTLLSYHRSPHQRAGSGTPGMGDWRRGTDGKDLVLPVPEGTVVKYAGGQVIADLVGEGASIVVAEGGTGGRGNFSLASSKRKAPGFHLLGEPGQARDITLELKTIADVALVGYPSAGKSSLIAAMSAARPKIADYPFTTLVPNLGVVEAGDVRFTIADVPGLIPGASQGKGLGLDFLRHIERCAVIVHVLDCATLEPGRDPLSDLDTIEAELAAYSERLGDQEDDPALTGRVPLMERPRIVVLNKVDVPDAAELAEFVRADIEARGLPVHIVSAVAHTGLRPLSFALAGEVERAREMAPAAAPQGDGELSVPDGSRPVIRPAAVGRREKEPVARVRLLAHPSEGQVYQVRGQRPERWVRQTDFSNDEAVGYLADRLAAAGVEDELVKAGAHAGDTVLIGEVDGGVLFTWEPSMTTGPELLGARGTDLRLEGSRRRTNVERRSQYHEMMDAKEAARQQLRDEAAEGLWTDATTWHEGDED; translated from the coding sequence ATGCCCAGCTTCATTGACCGAGTGGTCCTCCACGTGGCCGGCGGCGACGGCGGCAACGGCTGCACCTCCGTGCACCGTGAGAAGTTCAAGCCCCTGGCCGGGCCCGACGGCGGCGACGGCGGTCACGGCGGGGACGTCGTCCTGAGCGTCGACCCCCGGGTGACGACCCTGCTGAGCTACCACCGCTCCCCGCACCAGCGGGCCGGTAGCGGCACCCCCGGTATGGGCGACTGGCGCCGCGGCACCGACGGCAAGGACCTCGTCCTGCCCGTGCCCGAGGGCACCGTCGTCAAGTATGCCGGAGGTCAGGTCATCGCCGACCTCGTGGGGGAGGGTGCCAGCATCGTCGTCGCCGAGGGCGGCACCGGCGGGCGCGGCAACTTCTCCCTGGCCTCCTCCAAGCGCAAGGCCCCCGGCTTCCACCTCCTGGGCGAGCCCGGCCAGGCCAGGGACATCACCTTGGAGCTCAAGACCATCGCCGACGTCGCTCTGGTGGGCTATCCCAGCGCCGGCAAGTCCTCCCTCATCGCCGCCATGAGCGCGGCCCGCCCCAAGATCGCCGACTACCCCTTCACGACCCTTGTGCCCAACCTCGGGGTCGTCGAGGCCGGCGACGTCCGCTTCACGATCGCCGACGTCCCCGGACTCATCCCCGGCGCCTCCCAGGGCAAGGGGCTGGGACTGGACTTCCTGCGGCACATCGAGCGCTGCGCCGTCATCGTCCACGTCCTGGACTGCGCCACCCTCGAGCCTGGCCGTGACCCCCTGTCCGACCTGGACACCATCGAGGCCGAGCTCGCCGCCTACTCCGAGCGCCTCGGGGACCAGGAGGACGATCCCGCCCTCACCGGCCGTGTCCCCCTCATGGAGCGGCCCCGCATCGTGGTGCTCAACAAGGTCGACGTCCCCGACGCCGCCGAGCTCGCCGAATTCGTGCGCGCCGACATCGAGGCCCGGGGCCTGCCCGTCCACATCGTCTCGGCGGTAGCCCACACAGGGCTGCGGCCCCTGTCCTTCGCCCTGGCCGGTGAGGTCGAGCGGGCCCGCGAGATGGCCCCGGCGGCGGCCCCCCAGGGCGATGGCGAGTTGAGCGTGCCCGACGGGTCGCGTCCGGTCATCCGCCCCGCCGCGGTCGGGCGCCGTGAGAAGGAGCCCGTCGCCCGGGTGCGCCTGCTGGCCCACCCCAGCGAGGGGCAGGTCTACCAGGTCCGCGGTCAGCGCCCCGAGCGATGGGTGCGTCAGACCGACTTCTCCAACGATGAGGCGGTCGGCTACCTCGCCGACCGGCTGGCCGCGGCCGGGGTTGAGGACGAGCTCGTCAAGGCCGGCGCCCACGCCGGTGACACCGTCCTCATCGGCGAGGTCGACGGGGGAGTGCTCTTCACCTGGGAGCCCTCGATGACCACCGGCCCTGAGCTGCTGGGCGCCCGCGGCACCGACCTGCGCCTGGAGGGCAGCCGGCGTCGGACCAACGTGGAGCGGCGCAGCCAGTACCACGAGATGATGGATGCCAAGGAGGCCGCGCGCCAGCAGCTGCGCGACGAGGCCGCCGAGGGCCTGTGGACCGACGCCACCACCTGGCACGAGGGCGATGAGGACTGA
- a CDS encoding ribonuclease E/G, protein MARRTTSESTESHEHEQDQAVGDAVSAPAPRRRRKVTAAAAAPAQAPAAEQPGATDPADVITSSAADDPDPEQPEPSAASVAPVVPSRRRRKVVAASAAPEAAPAAEPHVAGTEVGELDEPESAPVTDAAEAEAESRVEDEQADGANDAHDADDEGPDAQGGPDEETLREDQGEPEAPRLPAASLLFQAPDPSRARRRRRVTAATAAPQEAPTAARHQGASGWGEEPEDPEADSPAGAEGRVPDDEDDAGTSSPRGERAGGRSRRRRRAVAGAGASQKGRSASASPVEERDDDAESAAGSPEIDAAGGSQDDSQDEARDGGARRKRRRGGRGRRSRSRSEDSAPNEADDESRTTEDPSRSGGEGTGSAATSARETSADAAVEATAGAVSGSRRRRRRSRTRSEGGDPRDEVTALKGSTRLEAKRQRRREGRAAGRRRPIVTEAEFLARRESVDRQMIVRESDGLNQIAVLEDGLLVEHYVSRHTQTSMVGNVYVGRVQNVLPSMEAAFVDLGKGRNAVLYAGEVNWDAAGLEGRPRRIEDALSSGDTVLVQVTKDPIGHKGARLTSQITLAGRYLVLVPGGTMTGISRKLPDTERSRLKKILKRIVPDSAGVIVRTAAEGASQEQLTADVERLVAQWESIEKKASSVMKGSGKAPVLLKGEPELAVRVIRDVFNEDFRKLIVSGDKTWSTISQYIDDVSPDLAERLEHWTGPEDVFAAHRVDEQLAKGFDRKVWLPSGGTLVIDRTEAMTVIDVNTGRFTGAGGTLEETVTRNNLEAAEEIVRQLRLRDIGGMVVIDFVDMVLESNRDLVLRRLVECLGRDRTRHQVTEVTSLGLVQMTRKRVGQGLVEAFSTTCEHCKGRGFIVHDEPVENQQVDMSTSASRGGGRSRGRKNREEQAGSGKKDAQEVKGKSGKGAGGTKGSARHDAVASPESGADDEARAAVRGALAQIAAAAEQAHKDAQEAAQDAQGLEGSQGSGQEQDGDREGGIDETADKKGGVKEEQSPQSADKQTKTRARKSTERKSTKKAGRKSEKSTEKKTEKKSAKKSAEDKAEEPVGETVEKPADSRPVRRTRRRASAKSAAPSTENSQADSGGGADPAGDSEQPATASPTPENSSDDPTMSA, encoded by the coding sequence ATGGCACGTCGCACCACATCAGAATCAACAGAATCGCACGAGCACGAGCAGGACCAGGCAGTCGGTGATGCCGTGAGCGCCCCGGCCCCGCGCCGTCGTCGCAAGGTCACCGCCGCTGCCGCCGCGCCGGCTCAGGCTCCCGCTGCCGAGCAGCCGGGCGCGACGGACCCCGCGGACGTCATCACCTCCTCAGCTGCCGACGATCCCGACCCTGAACAGCCCGAGCCCTCGGCCGCCTCGGTCGCTCCAGTAGTCCCGTCGCGTCGTCGTCGCAAGGTCGTCGCGGCCTCGGCCGCTCCCGAGGCGGCCCCGGCCGCCGAGCCGCACGTCGCCGGTACGGAGGTCGGCGAGCTCGATGAGCCGGAGAGCGCGCCGGTCACGGACGCAGCGGAGGCTGAGGCGGAGTCGCGGGTTGAGGACGAGCAGGCTGACGGTGCCAACGACGCCCACGACGCCGACGATGAGGGACCTGACGCACAGGGCGGACCGGACGAGGAGACCCTCCGGGAGGACCAGGGGGAGCCCGAGGCTCCGCGCCTGCCCGCCGCCTCGCTCCTGTTCCAGGCCCCCGACCCCAGCCGGGCCCGCCGGCGTCGGCGGGTCACCGCCGCCACCGCCGCGCCCCAGGAGGCCCCGACGGCCGCGCGCCATCAGGGCGCAAGCGGCTGGGGGGAGGAGCCTGAGGACCCTGAAGCGGACTCCCCGGCCGGTGCAGAGGGCCGGGTGCCCGATGATGAGGATGACGCCGGGACCTCGTCGCCCCGGGGGGAGCGGGCCGGTGGACGCAGCCGTCGCCGTCGTCGGGCGGTCGCCGGTGCGGGAGCGTCGCAGAAGGGGCGCAGCGCCTCCGCCTCCCCGGTCGAGGAGCGCGACGACGATGCCGAGTCCGCCGCTGGGTCTCCCGAGATCGACGCCGCCGGTGGCTCCCAGGACGACTCTCAGGACGAGGCGCGCGATGGCGGGGCCCGCCGCAAGCGCCGCCGAGGCGGGCGAGGCCGGCGCTCACGCTCGCGTAGCGAGGACTCCGCACCCAACGAGGCCGACGACGAGTCCCGAACCACCGAGGACCCGTCCCGCTCCGGCGGAGAGGGCACGGGTTCCGCAGCGACCTCGGCCCGCGAGACCTCTGCGGACGCTGCCGTCGAGGCGACCGCGGGGGCCGTGTCAGGATCGCGCCGGCGCCGGCGCCGTTCCCGTACCCGCTCCGAGGGAGGCGACCCGCGTGACGAGGTCACCGCCCTCAAGGGCTCCACCCGGCTGGAGGCCAAGCGCCAGCGCCGTCGCGAGGGGCGGGCGGCCGGACGCCGTCGGCCCATCGTCACTGAGGCCGAGTTCCTGGCCCGCCGCGAGTCCGTGGACCGCCAGATGATCGTGCGCGAGTCCGACGGCCTCAACCAGATCGCCGTCCTGGAGGACGGGCTCCTCGTGGAGCACTACGTCTCCCGGCACACTCAGACCTCCATGGTCGGAAACGTCTACGTCGGTCGGGTCCAGAACGTCCTGCCCTCCATGGAGGCCGCCTTCGTGGACCTGGGCAAGGGGCGCAACGCCGTGCTCTACGCCGGCGAGGTCAACTGGGACGCCGCCGGCCTGGAGGGCCGGCCCCGCCGGATCGAGGACGCGCTCTCCAGCGGGGACACCGTCCTGGTCCAGGTCACCAAGGACCCCATCGGGCATAAGGGCGCCCGCCTCACCAGTCAGATCACCTTGGCGGGCCGCTACCTGGTTCTCGTCCCCGGCGGCACCATGACGGGGATCTCGCGCAAGCTGCCCGACACCGAGCGCAGCCGCCTGAAGAAGATCCTCAAGCGGATCGTGCCCGATTCCGCCGGAGTCATCGTGCGCACCGCCGCCGAGGGGGCCAGCCAGGAGCAGCTGACCGCCGACGTCGAGAGGCTCGTGGCCCAGTGGGAGTCCATCGAGAAGAAGGCCTCCTCCGTCATGAAGGGCAGCGGCAAGGCCCCGGTCCTCCTCAAGGGGGAGCCGGAGCTCGCCGTGAGGGTCATCCGCGACGTCTTCAACGAGGACTTCCGCAAGCTCATCGTCTCCGGCGACAAGACCTGGTCGACGATCTCCCAGTACATCGACGACGTCAGTCCGGACCTGGCCGAGCGCCTCGAGCACTGGACCGGCCCCGAGGACGTCTTCGCCGCCCATCGCGTGGACGAGCAGCTCGCCAAGGGCTTCGACCGCAAGGTCTGGTTGCCCAGCGGCGGCACCCTGGTCATCGATCGCACCGAGGCGATGACCGTCATCGACGTCAACACCGGCCGCTTCACCGGGGCGGGCGGCACCCTGGAGGAGACCGTCACCCGCAACAACCTCGAGGCGGCCGAGGAGATCGTGCGCCAGCTGCGCCTGCGTGACATCGGAGGCATGGTCGTCATCGACTTCGTCGACATGGTCCTGGAGTCCAACCGGGACCTCGTTCTGCGTCGGCTCGTGGAGTGCCTGGGGCGCGATCGGACCCGCCACCAGGTCACGGAGGTCACCTCGCTCGGCCTGGTCCAGATGACCCGCAAACGGGTGGGACAGGGACTGGTCGAGGCCTTCTCCACCACCTGCGAGCACTGCAAGGGCCGCGGCTTCATCGTCCACGACGAGCCCGTGGAGAACCAGCAGGTCGACATGTCGACCTCGGCCTCCCGCGGCGGAGGGCGCTCGCGCGGGCGCAAGAACCGTGAGGAGCAGGCCGGATCCGGCAAGAAGGATGCTCAGGAGGTCAAGGGTAAGAGCGGAAAGGGGGCCGGCGGCACCAAGGGCTCGGCGAGGCACGACGCCGTTGCCTCGCCCGAGTCCGGGGCCGACGACGAGGCCCGGGCGGCGGTTCGCGGTGCCCTGGCCCAGATCGCGGCGGCTGCCGAGCAGGCCCACAAGGATGCGCAGGAGGCGGCTCAGGACGCTCAAGGGCTCGAGGGCTCGCAGGGGTCCGGCCAGGAGCAGGACGGGGACCGCGAGGGCGGCATCGACGAGACCGCCGACAAGAAGGGCGGCGTGAAGGAGGAGCAGAGCCCTCAGTCCGCGGACAAGCAGACGAAGACCAGGGCCAGGAAATCGACTGAGAGGAAGTCGACGAAGAAGGCCGGTAGGAAGTCCGAGAAGAGCACTGAGAAGAAGACCGAGAAGAAGTCGGCTAAGAAGAGCGCTGAGGACAAGGCTGAGGAGCCGGTCGGCGAGACGGTTGAGAAGCCGGCGGACAGCAGGCCCGTCAGGAGGACGAGGAGAAGGGCCTCCGCGAAGAGCGCCGCACCATCGACTGAGAACTCTCAGGCCGACAGCGGTGGCGGCGCGGATCCCGCGGGTGACTCCGAGCAGCCCGCCACTGCCTCGCCGACGCCGGAGAATTCTTCAGACGACCCGACGATGTCGGCCTAG
- the rpmA gene encoding 50S ribosomal protein L27: protein MAHKKGLGSSRNGRDSNAQRLGVKRFGGQFVKAGEIIVRQRGTHFHPGRNVGRGNDDTLFATAAGNVEFGTFRGRRVVNVVLPEA, encoded by the coding sequence ATGGCACACAAGAAGGGTCTTGGTTCCTCCCGTAACGGCCGTGACTCCAACGCGCAGCGCCTCGGCGTCAAGCGCTTCGGCGGTCAGTTCGTCAAGGCCGGCGAGATCATCGTCCGCCAGCGCGGCACCCACTTCCACCCCGGCCGCAACGTCGGCCGCGGCAACGACGACACCCTGTTCGCCACCGCAGCCGGCAACGTCGAGTTCGGCACCTTCCGTGGCCGCCGGGTCGTCAACGTCGTGCTCCCCGAGGCCTGA